Proteins from a single region of Lasioglossum baleicum chromosome 1, iyLasBale1, whole genome shotgun sequence:
- the LOC143213552 gene encoding cell division control protein 45 homolog: protein MFVESLERGFYRLLRDDRCLLLVNFDVDAICACRILQQLFKNDNMIYTLVPVQGIQDMINAFEENCEEIKNVIFINCGGTIDLVELLQPAESVIFYILDSHRPYDLCNIYSEEQVRILGKPDEDDEIPEYNEIFRDDSSDEDEDEDVDSEDSRSKRRRLNEEDIIKKAERRKWAESRTTILFNYTQYSYYGRSSAMTIFEMAWNMSKDNLDMVWWAIVGSTEQAILGKVETRLTVLEEGFLHSHVSRLTHRQGGEIERQQQQQQQHSRIRITYDKDLSLALYRHWTVEASLRHSVPTAVSLRLWSVRGEQRLKELLAEMGLPLAQSKQRFSAMDLALRQEFRQMVEKLAGKYKVDTIIGTSFTLQYGYRFKYCASDIVYAMLALMESSSKEKLPQRCFLDALDCLSRTKKENLETGIDKAKLMLCSIFKTAQGILQMKQIRSAGSFLYVIIPEGGIDNQVFAHPHSLLMLAQFTLKAYVDSSKMRRASEWPLVVSSVCNAETGTCLMVGIPPVCEDQPRSLFGRAFEQAAKNTNCYIEADYFDTTLIRLKKEERPKFMDALAALLA from the exons ATGTTTGTGGAAAGCTTAGAAAGAGGATTCTATCGACTGTTAAGGGACGAC AGATGTTTGTTACTGGTTAACTTCGATGTTGACGCCATTTGTGCCTGTAGAATATTgcaacaactttttaaaaatgataacATGATATATACTCTTGTGCCTGTCCAAGGTATTCAGGACATGATTAATGCCTTTGAGGAGAATTGTGAGGAG ataaaaaatgttatttttataaattgcggTGGCACGATAGACTTAGTGGAATTGCTACAACCAGCAGAATCtgtgatattttatattcttgatAGCCATAGGCCTTATGACTTATGTAATATATATTCAGAAGAGCAAGTTCGTATACTTGGCAAACCTGATGAGGACGATGAAATTCCAGAATACAACGAAATCTTCAGAGACGATTCT TCTGACGAAGACGAGGACGAAGATGTAGACAGTGAAGACTCTAGATCTAAGAGACGAAGATTGAACGAAgaagatattattaaaaaagcaGAACGAAGAAAATGGGCTGAAAGTAGAACAACTATTCTGTTCAATTATACACAGTACAGTTATTATGGCAGATCG AGTGCAATGACTATTTTTGAAATGGCATGGAATATGTCGAAAGACAATTTGGATATGGTCTGGTGGGCCATAGTTGGTTCTACAGAACAGGCCATTCTCGGCAAGGTAGAAACAAGATTGACTGTTCTAGAAGAGGGATTTCTTCATTCTCACGTGTCCAGATTAACTCACAGGCAAGGAGGTGAAATTGAGagacagcaacagcagcagcaacaacataGTAGAATCCGGATTACTTATGATAAAGA TCTTTCGCTAGCGTTGTATCGACACTGGACAGTGGAAGCTAGCCTGAGGCATTCAGTACCAACTGCTGTATCGCTAAGATTGTGGTCAGTTAGGGGAGAGCAGAGATTGAAGGAACTTTTAGCGGAAATGGGTTTACCTTTAGCGCAGTCGAAGCAACGGTTCTCTGCAATGGATCTGGCACTTAGACAAGAGTTCAGACAGATGGTTGAAAAGTTAGCAGGGAAATACAAAGTAGACACTATCATTGGGACTAGTTTTACTCTTCAATACGGCTACAGGTTCAAGTACTGTGCCTCAGACATAGTTTATGCTATGCTCGCATTAATGGAATCCTCT TCGAAAGAGAAGTTACCGCAGCGCTGCTTTTTAGATGCTTTGGATTGTTTGTCGCGCACGAAAAAAGAGAATCTAGAAACTGGAATAGACAAAGCGAAACTTATGCTCTGCAGTATCTTTAAAACTGCCCAAGGTATTTTGCAAATGAAGCAAATCAGAAGCGCCGGCTCGTTTCTTTATGTAATTATACCTGAGGGAGGCATCGATAATCAGGTGTTCGCGCATCCTCATTCATTGCTGATGTTAGCTCAGTTTACTCTGAAAGCTTATGTCGATTCCTCAAAGATGAGAAGAGCATCGGAATGGCCACTTGTTGTCTCTTCAGTATGCAACGCAGAGACTGGCACATGTCTGATGGTTGGTATACCACCGGTGTGCGAAGATCAACCAAGAAG TCTATTCGGAAGAGCTTTCGAACAAGCAGCTAaaaatacaaattgttataTAGAAGCAGACTACTTTGATACTACAT TGATAAGActgaaaaaggaagaaagacCAAAATTCATGGACGCTCtggcagctcttctggcgtaa